TCCAGATCAAAAGCCGGGAAAATCTCTTCAGCAAGAAAACATTTGTTGTCTAGCCAACAATCACTAGTGACTGAAGCCAATTCTGATGTTGCTAATAAATTCTCAGCCCATAAGAAGTCCCGAGTGCATTTGATGACAGAAATAGATGAAGAGGCAGTGCTATGGAATTCTGATGACGGTTATGAATTCCACCAAGAATTTGCAGCAAATGAATCTGGAAGTGATGATATGAATAATGAAACTTCTCTTTGCAGAAGCACTGGATTGGAAGTCAGACAAAACACTGGAGTTTTAGGAATAGCTGGCAGGAAGGCAGCCATAGTTTCAGAGAGTTCACAATTGCCATCGCCACATTATTTGCACGATGAGGCGGAGAACCTAGATTCTTCTCCTTTGGACAAAGCTGATGATATGGAACCAATGTGTGAGGAGGATCTTCAATGCTCTCAGGATGGCACTATCCCTCAACAGTCTTGTAAAAGAGTAGCTATCAGGGACACTCTTGCTAATTGGCATAAGCCTGTAGATCATGAAGTTCACAAATTGGGAAATCGTTCCAAGATCCTATCCAACTCTCTACAATACAAGGGGGATCTATTTGATGTGGAAGTACTGACAGGTCCTGCTGGAACAAGTTTTGTTGGCGGACAAGAGACGTTTTATTCTGATCGAATAGGAGATGGTATGCTTGTGCAGAATGTTAATATGGGGGAGGAACGGGAATCTGAAGACGGTGAAGGAAGTAGGTTTCCTGAGGTTGATCCAATACTTATACCAGGACCACCAGGCTCATTTTTACCAAGTCCAAGAGATATGGGTTCAGAAGATTTTCAAGGGAACTCATCATTAACCACGAGTCGAGTTCAATCTTCTCAAGATCAAcatgattttattgatggagatTCATCAGATTCTCCTGTTTCTGCAACATCAACTATCTCTAATTTTACAGCTACCAGAGATGATCGTAAGCATGCAGAACTATTACCATCTGTACTCCATCAGGCCATTCAAGACAAAATTAGATCAAGCCTCTCAGGTGGTAGTGTGGATTCTTCAATAGAAAATGTTCCCATAGTTCCCCGGACAATGAATATAGCTGCAGAGAGACTCACATACGACAGAGAGAAATTTAAAGTGAATGCCAAGATACCTCTCGGCTTAAAAAGTGATGACGAGCCTTGTTGTTGCCAAAGGAAAGAGAGAACTTCTCAGGGTGTTGTTTTAGATTATCAAGAATCACAGCTCTTGAGGCGGCGAGCAATGACTTCAGTGATTATGGAGAAGCAAACAAGTTGCAATCTTAACAATAGGCCCAACAATGTGGACTCAAGGTCTGACATGTACTCTCCAAGCAGTTGTCCCACTTCAAAATCTGAACAAGTGGTTCATCGTCCAGCCGTTAGCTCTTCTGGCTGTCAGAATACTATGAGGGGTTCTGCAGATGCTGTAGCCAAGATTTCCAGTCGTAGTGATTGTGATTCGACGAGTCCCTCTTCTAACTCCATACTCAGGTTGATGGGTAAAAATTTGATGGTTGTCAATAGAGATCAAGACGAATCCATACCACAAGGCCAGGCTCAACCACAATCCCATGTCAACCATCTCACTTCACCATTTTCTACATTTACTGGTGTCTCTCCTAGCGGTACACAGAACCAAGTCTACCATCCATTCCATCCTAACTTCCAACGAGGTTCAGTTATTTTAGGCCAGGATTCACACTATGCTGAGAGGCAGTGTGTTAATGCAAGGATCTCGAACGGTATGAGAACTCAAAGGACATCACCAATGCTTTATGAAGGAGCAGCATGTTCATTTTCAAACCAGCGCATGGATGGTGGTTTTGTGGCCAACATGGAGCTTCGTGAGTTTGGAGCAGATTATAATGTTGAAACCCCACATAGAAAGTTTAAGAATGTACTTTCTGCTGCTATTCCTGTTAAAGAAATCATCACCATCGACGATGTTTCTGAAACTGAAGCTGATTTGGCTGGTGAACATGCTGCAAAATACTCAAGAGGGTTAGGGGAGAATTGTATGGTTTCGTCAGGCATTAGGATTCCCAGCTATAATGCAAAAAGCTCCACTTCTTTCTATAGTTGTCAGTCGGATCATGACCAGTCTATGCATCCTGAACCACCATTAGTTCATCATCATAGCTCCGGTTTCCATTCACTGCCCTCCAGGCAAGCGAATGCAAGCCCTGCTAGGTGGAGTTGTCCCTCAGACGGTTCTGGCTCGCTCCAACATAATCCTTACATTGCATCTCCATCTGCAAGAGGACATCTGAGACCTGCGATGTATAATCGTCAAAGCTTGAGGTAGTAATGATGCAAGCAACCCTCACAAACTGCTGGAAGCTTTGAgagagtgatgatgattttgatgaCGAGGGTTGATctctctaaagagcctgctaggaATTAATAGCTGAGATATCTCAAATAGAGTTGGTATATAATCCTTTGAAAGTTTACTTAATGAATGAATGTTGGGTGGAACTTATGCAAGTTTTGAGGCTTCTGAGAGGGCATGCTTTAAGCTACCCTGAGACTAGACAATGTATAAGCAATCATGAATAATAGTTGACAAGAAAACACTTAATTTGCTTACTTACTTTCAATAGActcaaatattttctataatatatACTTTTTGGTTTATTATAGTTTGTAGTCAAGGAGTTAACCTTTGTTTTCCTACACAAAACAAATTtacaattataataataaaattaaaaaaaaagacagTAAATTTGCATGAGATGCATGCTCTATTATTCTTGAGAATGATTAACATG
The Humulus lupulus chromosome 6, drHumLupu1.1, whole genome shotgun sequence DNA segment above includes these coding regions:
- the LOC133783482 gene encoding uncharacterized protein LOC133783482, whose product is MLSVEKHPPADPSSQQPLKNNLESDHHEIETATLPDLDLSNPPPLHHPLPKFSIRDYVFTSRNKDIKTNWPFSQENLQLCLKHGVKDVLPPFQALDSVRNQTFRRCTIEDENITSDNNNNINNNNNNNSSSNIIDGEPSESPDDHDDDHPEVLLDSFHNTQAQQLNQKQQLADVCIDTIASCGSGENDFPSTTTTSSVCQSEIDNQDLSAPTNRSTTSPSLQTDTSTEPAPPPLVHKTQTTNRNSGKKCRLIVKFGSHSDRSSTEDIASNCSNPSEAMTSKICPVCKVFSSSSNTTLNAHIDQCLSVDSTPKWTVDTKLSRHRIKPRKTKLMVDIYETASPCTLEDLDRRNGSNWATVSNFPIQQSSEKSDSEMPVEDTKRVSSSGPSDHHSDDVDVGAVYIDANGIKLRILSKSDDVPSVSKLIEHLRPRKPLKGGSNKGSKFLSTRKKKRRQYKYNKYLNKLAQTKKKLLSSKSRSSLIHGAQGKQCVAERSLNEECNMEKQVNPGNSGTLGRWVCSKRTGIAKKVNNKVSRQQVQQKWPGTEDSGVESLQSRLDQNGEEELMDLSRNPDSSPENSDSRLEEVFFEAQTCHKREQPPGIKRSVKSSLSSATSRGNVERSFAPIKPRQLRKDITPVNDYHMLKPPKYTTVCTPGTSPVEDFEPPPGISTKMTRDCQASKSRSKAGKISSARKHLLSSQQSLVTEANSDVANKFSAHKKSRVHLMTEIDEEAVLWNSDDGYEFHQEFAANESGSDDMNNETSLCRSTGLEVRQNTGVLGIAGRKAAIVSESSQLPSPHYLHDEAENLDSSPLDKADDMEPMCEEDLQCSQDGTIPQQSCKRVAIRDTLANWHKPVDHEVHKLGNRSKILSNSLQYKGDLFDVEVLTGPAGTSFVGGQETFYSDRIGDGMLVQNVNMGEERESEDGEGSRFPEVDPILIPGPPGSFLPSPRDMGSEDFQGNSSLTTSRVQSSQDQHDFIDGDSSDSPVSATSTISNFTATRDDRKHAELLPSVLHQAIQDKIRSSLSGGSVDSSIENVPIVPRTMNIAAERLTYDREKFKVNAKIPLGLKSDDEPCCCQRKERTSQGVVLDYQESQLLRRRAMTSVIMEKQTSCNLNNRPNNVDSRSDMYSPSSCPTSKSEQVVHRPAVSSSGCQNTMRGSADAVAKISSRSDCDSTSPSSNSILRLMGKNLMVVNRDQDESIPQGQAQPQSHVNHLTSPFSTFTGVSPSGTQNQVYHPFHPNFQRGSVILGQDSHYAERQCVNARISNGMRTQRTSPMLYEGAACSFSNQRMDGGFVANMELREFGADYNVETPHRKFKNVLSAAIPVKEIITIDDVSETEADLAGEHAAKYSRGLGENCMVSSGIRIPSYNAKSSTSFYSCQSDHDQSMHPEPPLVHHHSSGFHSLPSRQANASPARWSCPSDGSGSLQHNPYIASPSARGHLRPAMYNRQSLR